One Desulfuromonadales bacterium genomic window carries:
- a CDS encoding phage holin family protein codes for MKGLFIRWLILTLSILAAAYLFEGIEVSSFFAAFFAAAVLGILNAFFRPVLILLTLPINLLTLGLFTFVVNALLLLLTSSIISGFHVQGFWSAVFGSLVISVVSWLLTSLVNDQGRIEVIVLRRRGKDHWE; via the coding sequence ATGAAAGGGCTTTTCATCCGCTGGCTGATTCTGACCCTGTCGATTCTGGCCGCAGCCTACCTGTTCGAAGGGATCGAGGTGAGCAGTTTTTTTGCGGCCTTTTTCGCCGCGGCCGTTCTCGGCATACTCAATGCCTTCTTCCGTCCCGTCCTGATCCTGCTCACCCTGCCGATAAACCTGCTGACCCTGGGCCTCTTCACCTTTGTCGTCAACGCCCTGCTGCTGCTGCTGACCTCGAGCATCATCAGTGGTTTTCATGTTCAGGGGTTCTGGTCCGCCGTCTTCGGCTCGCTGGTGATCAGCGTGGTAAGCTGGCTGCTCACCTCCCTGGTCAATGACCAGGGGCGCATCGAAGTCATCGTGTTGCGCCGGCGGGGCAAGGATCACTGGGAGTGA